Within the Agromyces atrinae genome, the region TGCTCACCCTCGCCCTCGGGGATGCCGAGCAACTTGCGCGCCTCGTGCTCGGCATCGCTCACCGCGTCTCGGTGCACACGGCGGCTGCGGCCGCGTCGACGGGCGCCGCACGCCCCGACCTCGTGCAGCCGCCGAAGGTCATCAGCGCGCTCATCGAACGCGCCGACCGCCTCGGCGGACGCCCGACGCGCTTCAGCGGCGACGACTCGGAGGGCGTCGAAGACCTCCGCGACGGCGCGCTGCTCTCGGCGATCACGGTGCTCGAACTCGCGCGCCTCATCGAGGACGCCGTCGACCTCCTCGGCGGACCGGCATCGGATGACGCGGAGGAGATCCGGCGTGCACTCCAGAGCGAACTGCTGGGCGCCGAAGCACCCGAGGGGCTCGACGAGGCCGTGAGCACGATCGCCCCGAGCCCCTTCTGGTTCTGACCGAGGTCAGGCGGGCACGGGAACCGCGCTCACCGTGCGGTCGATCGTGAACTGCCCGAGCACCCGCGTGCCGAGGTAGACGACGGCGGTCTGTCCCGGCGCGACGCCGTCGAGCGGGATGTCGGGGACGACGACGAACTCGTCGCCGTCGAGACGCGCGACGGCCGGAACGGGGTCGGCGTGCGCGCGGATCTGCACGTCGCACGCGAACGGCGTCGTCGCATCGACGGGGGCGAGACCGGCCCACGTGTACCGGACTCCCGCGATCTCGCCGATGGCGAGCGCTTCCTTCGGACCGACGATGACGGTGTTCTCCTTCGGCCGCACCTCGAGCACGAAGCGCGGCTTGCCGTCGTCGGCGGGAGTGCCGAGGCGGAGGCCCCGACGCTGACCCACGGTGAAGGCGTGCGCGCCCTCGTGCGAGCCGACGACCGCGCCGGAGCGATCGAGCACCTCGCCTGTCGCCGTGCCGACGCGCTCGGCGAGCCAGCCACGCGTGTCGCCGTCGGGGATGAAGCAGATGTCGTGCGAGTCGGGCTTCTGGGCGACCGACAGTCCGCGACGCTCGGCCTCGGCGCGCACGAGGTCCTTCGACGGGGTGTCGCCGAGGGGGAAGTACGCGTGCGCGAGCTGCTCGGCGGTGAGCACTCCGAGCACGTACGACTGGTCCTTCGCCCACGCGCTCGCGCGGTGCAGTTCGCGGTTGCCGGCCTCGTCGACGGTGATCGTCGCGTAGTGGCCCGTGCACACGGCGTCGAAACCGAGGGCGATCGCCTTCTCGAGGAGCGCGGCGAACTTGATGCGTTCGTTGCAGCGCATGCAGGGGTTGGGGGTCCGGCCGGCCGAGTACTCGGCGATGAAGTCGTCGACGACGTCGGCCTTGAACCGCTCCGAGAAGTCCCACACGTAGTACGGGATGTCGAGTTTGTTGGCCGCCCGCTGCGCGTCCATCGAGTCCTCGATCGTGCAGCAGCCGCGGCTGCCCGTGCGGAGCGTGCCCGGCATGCGGCTGAGCGCGAGGTGCACACCGACGACCTCGTGGCCCGCGTCGACGGCACGCGCGGCGGCGACGGCGGAG harbors:
- the mnmA gene encoding tRNA 2-thiouridine(34) synthase MnmA, with the translated sequence MKVLAAMSGGVDSAVAAARAVDAGHEVVGVHLALSRMPGTLRTGSRGCCTIEDSMDAQRAANKLDIPYYVWDFSERFKADVVDDFIAEYSAGRTPNPCMRCNERIKFAALLEKAIALGFDAVCTGHYATITVDEAGNRELHRASAWAKDQSYVLGVLTAEQLAHAYFPLGDTPSKDLVRAEAERRGLSVAQKPDSHDICFIPDGDTRGWLAERVGTATGEVLDRSGAVVGSHEGAHAFTVGQRRGLRLGTPADDGKPRFVLEVRPKENTVIVGPKEALAIGEIAGVRYTWAGLAPVDATTPFACDVQIRAHADPVPAVARLDGDEFVVVPDIPLDGVAPGQTAVVYLGTRVLGQFTIDRTVSAVPVPA